In Maylandia zebra isolate NMK-2024a linkage group LG12, Mzebra_GT3a, whole genome shotgun sequence, a single genomic region encodes these proteins:
- the inpp5jb gene encoding inositol polyphosphate 5-phosphatase K, whose amino-acid sequence MDQDNPTQLQTSEGNPNSEAAAVTATSATPSDTSALATDSSTGQHAVPARPRRPQRTARVEGSVDISELKAEPKAESTALPNQEECDPDGNVASHSKPSHPSAVKLSEEYTGPGIKAGPKGPGHHPVRAASVPHPSASRHVPHHLNPHAQRALSVAGTADTQAQTVEDFRLHIVTWNVGSATPPDDITSLLGLNVGDGNTDMYIIGLQEVNSMINKRLKDALFTDQWSEVCMERLSPFGYVLVTSQRMQGVLLLVFAKYFHLPFLRGVQTETTRTGLGGYWGNKGGVSARMSVYGHTICFLNCHLPAHMENSDQRMEDFESILQQQQFEGQAATGVLDHDVVFWFGDLNFRIDDLEMQVVKSAIDNNKFSILWEKDQLNMAKDSETVLEGFQEGPLKFPPTYKFDVGTNTYDTSGKKRKPAWTDRILWRLRATAPAGAGKRGSISGLTSGAKVTQHNYRSHMEFTVSDHKPVSSIFTLQFPYKVDLPLVTIIVEDEWNSVADATVIFKLAPNYSRSSWDWIGLFKVGFKHYKDYVGYVWAKQEESDFLRQEHQVTFTEEELPKGSGDFILGYYSNNMSSIVGVTEPFQILLPTSGDDTSSSDSSDVTSEDDSTVVMKMRSRSPSPRKSKHRGHRSGSRSRSRSGSPHQVKMKEVDVTKAPPSSTTAETECKSIRGPTEGSSSQLFGPEEQEKNSQDPGV is encoded by the exons ATGGACCAAGATAATCCAACCCAGCTCCAGACCTCAGAAGGCAACCCAAACAGCGAAGCAGCAGCTGTAACAGCAACTTCAGCTACGCCTTCAGATACGTCAGCTCTTGCCACCGACTCTAGCACTGGCCAACACGCAGTGCCTGCCAGGCCTCGGCGGCCGCAGAGGACTGCCAGAGTTGAGGGCTCTGTAGATATCTCTGAACTCAAAGCCGAGCCCAAAGCAGAATCCACTGCACTGCCTAACCAGGAGGAGTGTGACCCTGATGGCAATGTGGCCAGTCATTCCAAACCCTCTCACCCTTCAGCAGTCAAGCTCTCAGAAGAGTATACTGGGCCCGGCATTAAGGCTGGTCCTAAAGGTCCAGGCCACCACCCAGTAAGAGCTGCCTCCGTGCCCCACCCATCTGCCAGCAGGCATGTGCCTCATCACCTGAACCCTCATGCACAGAGAGCTCTCTCTGTGGCAGGTACAGCTGACACTCAGGCGCAGACTGTGGAAGACTTCAG GCTGCACATCGTCACTTGGAATGTGGGTTCAGCCACACCACCCGATGACATCACTTCTCTGCTCGGGCTGAATGTGGGTGACGGAAACACAGACATGTACATCATCGG gCTGCAGGAAGTAAACTCAATGATTAACAAAAGACTGAAAGACGCCCTCTTCACAGACCAGTGGAGCGAAGTCTGCATGGAGAGACTCAGCCCCTTTGGTTATGTGCTG GTTACATCCCAGCGGATGCAGGGAGTGTTACTGCTGGTTTTTGCCAAATATTTCCATTTGCCGTTCCTGCGTGGAGTCCAGACTGAGACCACTCGCACAGGCCTGGGGGGTTACTGG GGGAATAAAGGTGGAGTGAGTGCCCGCATGTCAGTGTACGGTCACACCATCTGCTTTCTCAACTGCCACCTCCCGGCTCACATGGAAAACTCAGATCAGCGGATGGAGGACTTTGAGAGcatcctgcagcagcagcagtttgagGGCCAGGCTGCCACTGGGGTTCTTGACCATGA tgtggtgTTTTGGTTCGGGGATCTTAATTTCCGCATCGATGACCTGGAGATGCAGGTGGTCAAATCAGCCATTGATAACAACAAGTTTTCAATATTATGGGAAAAGGATCAG CTAAACATGGCCAAAGACAGCGAGACAGTGttagagggattccaggagggACCGCTGAAATTCCCTCCTACCTACAAGTTTGATGTTGGAACAAATACATACGACACAAG TGGGAAGAAACGTAAACCAGCTTGGACTGACCGGATCCTGTGGCGTCTGAGAGCCACGGCACCTGCTGGTGCAGGGAAGCGTGGCTCCATTTCAGGGCTAACGAGTGGCGCCAAAGTGACGCAGCACAACTATCGAAGTCACATGGAATTCACCGTCAGTGACCACAAACCAGTTTCTTCCATCTTTACTCTTCAG TTCCCATACAAGGTGGATCTTCCCCTGGTCACAATCATAGTGGAGGATGAGTGGAACAGTGTTGCTGATGCCACAGTGATATTCAAACTGGCACCCAACTACTCTCGCAGTTCTTGGGACTGGATTGGACTTTTCAAG GTGGGTTTCAAACACTACAAAGACTATGTGGGATATGTGTGGGCCAAGCAGGAGGAATCAGATTTTCTTCGACAGGAACATCAG GTAACCTTTACTGAGGAGGAATTGCCTAAAGGCTCAGGAGACTTTATCTTGGGTTACTATAGCAACAACATGAGCAGCATTGTGGGTGTAACAGAGCCATTTCAG ATCCTGCTTCCCACCTCAGGCGATGACACGAGCTCTTCAGACAGCTCTGATGTCACTTCAGAAGATGACAGCACTGTTGTCATGAAGATGAGGTCCCGCAGTCCTAGCCCACGTAAGAGCAAGCACCGCGGCCATCGCAGCGGCAGCCGAAGCCGCAGCCGCTCTGGCAGTCCTCACCAGGTCAAAATGAAAGAGGTTGATGTCACCAAGGCTCCTCCATCAAGCACCACTGCAGAGACAGAGTGCAAGTCCATTAGAGGCCCAACAGAGGGCAGTAGCAGCCAGCTGTTTGGTCCTGAGGAGCAAGAGAAAAACTCACAGGATCCAGGAGTGTGA